The genomic DNA TACAAATTTAGTTTATAATTAGGTTCAAGATTTGCCTCCTTAAGAAGTGTGTTTTGAGTTAGTCCATCATttgtatctctctatataaaagcctaagcgaccgaaacAACTGGCACAACCAGAACGAGtggttgctgtgatgcgcactgaccaccaggggcagacactcaacgcaagaGCTGTCCCCGGgtgctcagtgtgctcccacaaccaacctcccctggggggccaacctcctgcagttcctcccccTGGGCtagcaggctccaatcacctgattgGGCCCAGCCCCTGGGTTggggcagggaactgggggtggtgGCAGACACGGTCACTTCCccaggggggctgggggctggctccctcctcggagccagtggccaacctcctgtgccccatccctccccccagccaggagGACCCAATCGGCTCCCTGTGGTGGTGGCCCAGaggcgagggaaggaggaagtggggaggtggggaaccgtGTGGTTGCAGGGCACCGATGATGGCGGGATCAGCATCCAGTGTCCGTTCCTTTCACCTCCTCTTCATCACGGCCCTGATCGGCCTGGCCCCAATCtgtcctgattgctggccaggtctagggaccccacccattcacaattttagtgcactgggcctctagtataattataatgtgTGATTCCTATTATATATGCCTGATGATTCTAATTTACTGTTTTGGTCATGTGCCACATAATGAGGTTTCAGTCAATGTTGGGCCACGTATGATAGTGGTCTAATAAGATTATAATGGATCTATAACAATTCTGATCACCAAGTGATCTTGCAGCCTTCCTAACATAGTAGCTCAAAACATTATCGTAAGTTTGTAATGATGCTGGTATAACAAACAAAACCTACTGCACCTATAGCTGAATAAAAGTATAGCACCTATAAATTATATATAGGGCAtgccccactggtgtggctcagtggtttagcatcagcctatgaaccaggagatcatggtttgagtCCAAGTNNNNNNNNNNNNNNNNNNNNNNNNNNNNNNNNNNNNNNNNNNNNNNNNNNNNNNNNNNNNNNNNNNNNNNNNNNNNNNNNNNNNNNNNNNNNNNNNNNNNNNNNNNNNNNNNNNNNNNNNNNNNNNNNNNNNNNNNNNNNNNNNNNNNNNNNNNNNNNNNNNNNNNNNNNNNNNNNNNNNNNNNNNNNNNNNNNNNNNNNctgaaatcaataaaaaagcatataaaaTTATGTATAGTGCATTATAATTGATAATGACTGTGATACTGgcttatgtatttattatactactagaggcccggtgcacaaaaatatgtacactcaggggtagggggtccctcagcccggcctgtgtcctcttgcagtctgggaccactcgggggtgaccacttgctggcttaggcctgctcctgggggattgggcctaagatggcaatccgacatccctctggcagcccagcagctcttgggggatgcccagttgccagcagggagcaggcctaagctgcagtaagacatccttagcactgctgaggaggcgggagaggctcccaccaccaccgctgtactggcagccatcagcctggcttgtggctgagcagagctccccacagtgagagcgcactgaccaccagaaggcagctcctgcattgagcctctgccccctggtggtcagtgtgtcatagtgaccagtcattcccagtccttctgttgttagggtcagtttgcatattacccttttactatataggatagaggcctggtgcatgggtgggggccggctggtttgccctgaagggtgtcctgggtcagggtgggggtcctgcttgggtggctggccagcctggatgacaggctgatggctgtttgcagctggtcacaccccattcagggtgggggtccccactggggtgcctggccagtctgggtgaggggctgagggttgttttcaggctggcaggcgactgaagctcccagactcttttttttcctttttttttattctgggatttatttaccttctattgctgtcactggagctgagagccggctccagctatgaggctgtggctggctgaaagcaggtatctgtgtttgtttagcttctataattgaaattctgttgccatcactggcgctccaAGCTCTGAGTGCgctggcggctgaaagcaggtttctgggtttgtttagcttctataattgcaacattgttgcatctggagctcagagctgggctgcggcaggtgaggaaccttggcttcctccatcactggagcaagcaagcctcctgttcgcttcagctgcctggctgccggccaccatcttggttggcagttaatttgcatatcaccctgattagccaatgggaaggatagcgaagttacagttaattaccatgtttctctattattagataagataatttGTATCATTAGTTTAGAGTATACTCTTTCCACGTATAAAAAAAGTTTGTTATAAAACAACATACAGGGTTACGCTAGCAGCAGTATTGAACATCTCATGTTTACCTGGTCTATTGATTGAATCAGTTCTCTTGTGCTGGATTTATCTCATGTGGTTTTGTACAGGAGTATGCTGTACAGGTTTGTAGCCCACGAGCAATAGGCTGTACCATGTGGCCTACGTGTGGAATGGActgtaccatctaggtttgtgtaaatccactctatgatgttcacacaattAAACTGCCTAATGATGCGTTTCTCAGAACAGATCCCCATCATCAAGCAGTGCatgattaaaaatattcaaatattctttATCGTAATTTATAAATTACGTAAATTATAAATTAGGAGACTGACTTCTTTAATAGGATTGAAAATTGTGAGGACAAAATCTGTGTATTTTCTCTTAGTCCCCAACATCAGGGTGTAGCGTTTGACACAGAATGTGAGAGTCGAGGAGTTGTTAAAGGATGCTGTCTGAACTTTTACCATCAGCCAGTACAAAGGAGTCATCAAACTTCCATCTCCTTACTCTGTTTCTTGCTTGCACTATTTCCAGGACTTTGCATCAATGTAGAAAGAATTTTTCCTCTGTATTCTGAATCCAATGAACACCCAAGATGCTCCAACTGCTTCTATTCCTCAGGGAGATTTCatttttactgatattttatcagtttatttttagCATGGAAACGAACTATTCTGAACAGCTGAACTTCAGtctattatatttttctagatatCAGCGTGTTCACATGaaagaagcatttttttaaaaattaagtagtaTTCATTACATTATCTTAGGACTTTTGCAGAAACATTTTCATTAGAACACCTGGCAATAGGCAGATTTCACTAGGGCTTAATATAGATTATTTGAAATTCTTTGTTCATATACTCAGTTTTCAATTCATGCAGCTAAATTTGAAGGGAAATGTATGACTAGAGGGTGGCTCAGTACCAACCCAAGTTGTCCTACAGCTGTTAGAAGCCCTCAGCTGTTCTCCCTTTCCAGTTTTTCTCTATTCAGGGAAAGAGAATGAGGTGCCCTAGGGTCAGGGTCCGAGAGACCACGTTTCTATGTTACATTGCATTATGCTGCTAATTTTTAGCAGCGTTGTTAAATCCTTGCTGCCTGACTTTGCAGCTGTTGGAAGAACATTTCATAGGCAGAGGGTGAAGAGCTATAGATTTTTGTTATTGTATCAAGGATTTGTGATCTAATAAGATGTGCATAAGAATTTAAAACACAAGAAATGGAACCATAACTTGTTGTTTCCCAGTATTACTGAAATATCAAGAATTATAGGCAAAAATTCAATGTTCATTAGTTATTGAATATTCCATAAAAATTCGGCTGTATCTCTAAAATGATAAGGGAGACATAATGTGATATTACCTTTATCTGGATTAATTGACCTGCCAATTTATTTAAAATGGGACACTTACTAAATTTCTAAGAATGAcatgtcttcatttttaaattaaaaattgtcaaaactaagaatattcttataagaattatttttgaaaattttaaaacttgctaaaattttagaaatatgtaaaaatattctaTTCAGTCAATTATAGTGATGGACAGTAGGGGATCTATAGATAGAGAACAGTGTGGGGCAGATTTTGACAGCCCTCAAATATAAGGTGCTCTGTTTGGAGTTTAGCCTTTGACCTTTAGGGATGCTTGGAAGGTTCGGGAACAGAAGAGTAGCAGGAGGAAGTAAAAGGCAAAATGATAGAAAAATTGAATGTTTAAATTATGCAAGAGAATTAGAAGAATTGGtaagaaatatttaagaataaaactatattctatctaataaaatagtaatatgcaaattaaccatcataccTTCACTCCCTTACTCCGTCATTCCATCACAGGATGGCgacggccacagagctggagtgaccaggaggcttgattgcccccggtgatggaggaagccaagcttcctgcctgccctggccagccctgagctccgctcaaggctacaaagtttcaattatagaagataaataaatcccagatacctgcttccagcctgtggccgtggccagcttgaaaatggcactcagcccctcactcagactggccaggcacccaagcaggacccccaccctgacccaggacacccttcagggcaaaccagccagcccccacccatgcaccaggcctctatcctatatagtaaaagggtaatatgcaaactgaccctaacagcagaaagactgggaatgactgatcactatgacacacactgaccaccagggggcagacgctcaatggaggagatgtcccctggtggtcagtgccctcccacagggggagatctgatcagccacaagccaggctgctggcttccagcacagtggtggtggcgggagcctctcccgcctcctcagcagcactaagaatgtccaactgcagcttaggcctggtccctgctgtcaagtggatatcccccaagggctcctaggctgccagagagatgactgactgccagcttaggcccaatcccctgggagtgggcctaagccagcaggtggacaccccctgaggggccccagactgcgagagggcacaggccaggcttcgGGCCCCCcacccgagtacacaaatttttgtgcaccagtcctctagttagaaaataaatgcaccaattaaaaagTATACCTATTTTCTTTTAGGAATGAGATTCCTCTCTTGGCTTCCATGATACTTAGATTTCCTGCTTCTAAACCTTCCCTGTTTTCTTAACTGTGTGATTTCCCCAACTTCCTACAAGTGAAAATTCCACACTGGTTCTCATCTTCTcccatctccttccctccctccttcatttcccctcccctcttAACCTCCCTTCCTATCTCCTCCCCTaaactttctcttccttttccttcctttcaagTGACTTTCTCTACCTTTATCActgtctcctcctttcctcccttgccctctctccctttctctttctcatttccctctctcctaatggatatctatatccatatctatacctatatctgtTTACCTGCATCtgtatcagtgatggtgaacctatgacacgcgtgtcagaggtgacacgcaaactcatttttttggttgatttttctttgttaaatggcatttaaacatataaaataaatatcaaaaatataaatatttgttttactatgattgcaaatataaaagaatttctgtatgtgacacggcaccagagttacgttagggtttttcaaaatgctgacacgccgagctcaaaaggctcaccatcactgatctatatcaTCTATTCccttcagaaatatttattagtaACATGTCTTCAAGTATCATGTTTATGTGAATGACTATACAATATATAGCTCTAACTCCTTAGAAATGTACTTTTGTGGACTCTCAAATTATAAATTGCAATTCCCCAAATCAAAATATAGAATTAcaataataaattagcaatctTAAAAGGCAAAAGATATCTGTCTGACTTACCATGTTACCTTAGGAAAGTTATTAGAAACCCAGAAATCTTAAgtgtctcatctataaaatgaggaaaataataatgCCTATTTTCAAGGTCTCATTATAATCAGTTAGGTTATTAAGACTATAATGTGTGTAACCCTGTCTGTTGtatagaccatcaaacctcagagggaaggcaggggaggatgggcgggaggagggggaagttggggcaGTAAGTTggggcatataagcataaccaatggacagagacaatggggaagggggtgaaggcctgggctagggtgcaggggcaggctggaaggggagaaCAGAGGGAAAataggacatatgtaatactttcaacaataaagaatttttaataaaagaaaccatcaacaaaatgaaaaggcaacccactgcatgggagaatatatttgtcaGTGAtaaatctgataaggggttaatttgaagaaaaaaatttacacaacaacaaagacaaacaactgaattaaaaaatgggcaaagaatctaAACAGACACTTGTTCAAGGATGACATTCAGATTGCCAATAgatacataaaaagatgctcagtgtcactaatcatcagggagatgcaaattaaagtaaGCTCTCAATAAAACCTTCTTCTTTCATTATTTGATAGTTTTGCAGGTAAAATAGAAAACAGTCTTCAGTTTCTTTGTTCTCTATTCTCTGCACAAAGAATTCTGGCTTGTACTTGATGATTGGTTTTAATCACAAACTGCATAGGTATGATCACTGTCTAGTTAGAAGTACTATTAAATAATGAAGCAACTTAACACTGGGGAAGGCATTTAAATGATTGGAGTCAAATATTAGTTTTCCTCTGTGAAAGGATGAGATGAATTACTAACCTCATTAAGGCTTCTATTGGGTATATAAAGAAATGGTATATCTGAAAACATATACATTTAATTACAACAAAGTATAAGGTTTTAGACTGATGACATAAAAAGGGATTGAAATACACCATATTGTGACTTCAGTGAATTTCctgtgataaaaatgttctagacTTTAAAGTTTATACCCAGATACCAACTTTGAAAGGGAAATAGACCcatcatattttcttttaggGTTTTTTTCAGAGTTGAGGGACAAGTATTCAAAATactattatttatctttcttgattaaggtattacatatgtgtccttatcccctcattgtcccccctcactcatgccctcacccccctggtgtctgtgtccattggttatgtttatatgcatgcatacaagtcctttggttgatctctcctccttacccccaccctcccctaccttccctctgaggtttgagcatctgatcaatgcttctctgtctctggatctgtttttgttcctcagtttatgttcattatattccacaaatgagtgagatcatgtgatatttatctttctctgactgacttatttcacttagcatattgctctccaggtccatccatgctgttgtaaatggtaggatttccttcctttttacatcagcataatattccattgtgtagatgtaccaccattttttaattcactcatctgctgatgggcactcacaccaaaaggttgcattcccagtcagggcacatacctaggttgcagtttcagTCAGGGTGCATAAGGGAGGCAAACAGATCTGTTTCTTtcacacatagatgtttctctcttattctcttcttctctccatcctttcctccctccctctctccattactttctctaaaaataaataaaaatatcacatatCTTGATGATGATTTAAAAATGGCAAACTTTAGCCTAgccgatgttgctcagtggttgaactttgacctatgaaccaggaggtcacggttcgattccgggtcagggcatatgcctgggttgaaggctcgatccccagtgtggggcatgtaggaggcagccagtcagtgattctctctcatcaatatttctctctctcccttttctttcatatatatatatatatatatatatatattttttttaattacaaacttTAGTTAAATATCAAAAAGTACAAATGACATAAAAATTCTGTGTATGACATGACTGTGGTTAAAACCTCTTTGTTCCATAGTCTTATAGAATGCTTGAGCTATGTTAGCTCAATTCTATCATTTTTATCATCAGATAAATAACAATTGGAGACCCAAAAAGAGGAATATATTGGTCAAAAACACTAAAGTATTTAATTTCAGAACTAGAAATAGTTCTGATCTCTTGCCTCAGTTTCAAGTGCTTTTTGTTATAGTACTTTACTAGTATGATAAGATTCATACATTTCAATTATTAACCAAGTAAAAATTTTGAAGTTCTGTCAACAATCAGTGAAATTAGATAATTAGACTATTGTTATCATTTAACCATTTAAATAATTCCTCAGGAGCATCTAAATCACATTCCTCCTGTAGGCTTAGGTTGGGATGCATTCATGCAGTATTCTAACAGAGCATCTTTCCAGAtggtttcaatatatttttactctgatctaatttaaataatgttataaaatgtACTTAATGGCATCTCCTGTTAATGTAATGCAAATATTAAACTACTTTCATAGTCAGTCATTTAATACAATAATTTTGTCTTCCAGGAAATATTGCAAACTATCATATCTTTAAGTACATACTATTTTTAATACCAAGGCAACTCTTAGGTCAATTTACATAGTTACATTTACATATGCATTCCCTAAAGTATGGGAGCTCTGAAATATGGGATGTTGATATTTTAAGTGTAAGTATTGAAACCATCTTATGAATTTAATTGCTTAGATAAGAGTTTTGAATTTAagcatagaaaatatttcatttgaatgaaaactaatacatttaataataaaaagtcagTAGTATACATTAATGAGAAGTATGTCTACTACACCACTCTTTTTTGTagctttaaaatttattattttccatcacaatttatttcccctataccctcttccacatTCACACACCCATCCTGCacaatcactacactgttgtaGTATACCACTCTTAAAATAATCACTatgaatttttctttgttttattttgtagttCCCAATCACCTCATTTATTTGGAATTATTATGAAGTGCAGTCTTAGTGAAGtataatttcttcaaatttaaacattaaattatatCTGTTTATAACATACAGATGTGAGATTTATTTACTCTTTCCTATCACAATGTTCAAAACATTGGGGATTCATATATATGAATTATCATCTAGAACATTAAACATAATATTGCATTTGGGTCTTCATACACTTCTATCTCAAGAGCTATTGTGATACAAAGTGTTATGTAATCCAAGTCATAATGATTACtgtttgtgttatttttaaattgtattttaatcTGGGCTCGTACATTTgatccaatattattttatacagaTAAAACTTTGCCTTAATCTACTTAATCTTATCTTCACATTGCTGCTTCAACTGTTAAAAGTTTTAAGAAATCAGTTTACGGAGATAACGTTCCTTAGATCACTCCTTTCTGCCGGTGAATGCCACGGTGTAAGCATCATTGGAATTTCCCCTGTTGCAGTCATCACGTCTAAGTCTGCGTCGCCCAAAGAGCCGGAGCAGCTGCGGAAGCTCTTTATCGGAGGTTTGAGCTTTGAAACAACCGATGAGAGTCAGAGGAGCCATTCTGAGCAATGGGGAACGCTCACCGACTGTGTGGTGATGACAGATCCAAACACCAAGCGCTCCAGTGGCTTTGGGTTCGTCACCTGTGCCATTGTGGAGGAGGTGGATGCAGCCATGCACGCGAGGCCACACAAGGTGGACGGAAGAGTGGTGGAACCAAAGAGGGCTGTCTCAAGAGAAGATTCTCAAAGACCTGGTGCCCACCTAACTGTGAAAAAGATTATTGTCGGTGGTATTAAAGAAGACAGTGAAGAACATCACCTAAGAGATTATTTTGAACAGTATGGGAAAATAGAATTGATTGAAATCATGACTGACCGAGGCAGTGGCAAAAAGAGAGGCTTTGCTTTTGTAACCTTTGACGACCAGGACTCTGTAGACAAGATTGCCATTCAGAAATACCATACTGTGAATGGCCACAACTGTGAAGTAAGGAAAGCTCTATCGAAGCAAGTGATGGCTAGTGCTTGGTCCAGCCAAAGAGGTCGAAGTGGTTCTGGAAACTTCAGAGGTGGTCGTGGAGGTGGTTTTGGTGGAAACGACAACTTTGGTCGTGGAGGAAACTTCAGTGGTCGAGGTGGCTTCGGTGGCAGCCGTGGTGGTGGTGGATATGGTGGTAGTGGGGATGGCTATAATGGATTTGGTAATGATGGAAGCAGTTTTGGAGGTGGTGGAAGCTACAATGATTTTGGCAATTACAACAATCAATCTTCAAAGTTTGGGCCTATGAAAGGAGGGAACTTTGGAAGCAGAAGCTCTGGCCCTTATGGTGGTAGAGGTCAATACTTAGCCAAACCACGAAACCAAGGTGGCTATGGCGGtaccagcagcagcagtagcttTGGCAGTGGCAGAGGTTTTAATTACTGCCAGGAAACAAGGCTTAGCAGGAGAGGAGAGCCAGAGAAGTGACAGGGAAGCTACAGGTTACAACAGATTTGTGAACTCAGCCAAGCACAGTGGTGGCAGGGCCTAGCTGCTACAAAGAAGACATgtgttagaccagtgatggcaaaccttgtgagctcggcgtgtcagcattttgaaaaaccctaacttaattctggtgccgtgtcacatatagaaattttctgatattttcagccatagtaaaacaaagacttgatatttattttatatatttaaatgccatttaacaaagaaaaatcaaccaaaaaaatgagttcacgtgtcacctctgacacgcgtgtcataggttcgccatcactgtgttagaCAATACTCATGCAAATGGGCAAAAAAACTCGAGGACTGTATTTGTGACTAATTGTATAACAGGTTATTTTAGTTTCTGTTCTGTGGAAAGTGTAAAGCATTCCCACCAAGGGttttaatgtagatttttttttttgcacctatGCTGTTGATTGCTAAATATAATAGTCTGATCATGAGGCTGaataaatgtatctttaaaaaaatcagtttaccAAATGTTGGATTTATAAATAAGTTAAGAGTTggtaaattattaatttttcgTAATGGCTTTTAATACTCAACCCTgactaaagatttaaaatatagtcATTCAATTCTATGATTTTCTGATTTCTTCtctatatttatttaactttaaaaaaatgctttagaGTTACGACAACTACAGCTAGTTTTATAATTAAAAGCAACTCAGCTTCTTCCTCCTCATGGGCAATAGgtcagttttgttttattatttgtcaTCTGTAGGTGCATGTGCTCAGGAAATCTTCTCAACACAAGAGATGGATCAGTACTGATCAAGTTCACATGCACATGTTGACCAGACTTAGCCAATGAGAACCAGGAAAAGTCTGCTGGAGGACATCTGGGAAGGACTTGTTCTTGATAAGATAGGTACACGTGGAAGGAAATGCATTAACTTAGCTGGACAGTCTAGTCTCTCCCTGTGACAACTAGATCCATATCAACTATCTTGCAAATAAATAGATCACCAACATGCTGTGAATGGCAGGGGCAGAGAATTGTAAGGTGAATTAACGATGACAGGATAGAGctgacatttatttattgttatccAGTAGCAGTATACATTCTCTCCATTAAGAATGACAAGATTGTGTCTGAGTTGAAATCACTACATAAGTGGATTTTTGACCAATGAGGTGCTGCTGATTTGGTTATAAGAGTCAAGGGTAAATAGACTACGTCCTTCAAATCCAGTCCTTCCTTCCCACATAtcctttttctcttctatctCCTGGCTGCACTTCTAAGAATTGAGTAATGAGAAGCAATATATGCAACATGCAGCAGACTCAAGGACTGTGGTGCTGGTGTGGAATGTTCTTATCCTTTAATTTTGTGGCTCCTTTAGGAATGCTGTGTCATTAGTATTTAAATcacttcataaatatttcacTCTAAATACCATTGTAATGTCTTGTGTGTGCCTTAATTTGTGTCTAACATAATGGTTTTGTATAGTGAGACAATTTCATCAGGGCACTTACACTATTAAAAAGAGATTTAATGGAACTTTAATCTTTACTTTGAGTTGACCatgaaacaaaaagcaaaaggcTATTTAATTCCCACAGCAATAGCTTCCTATTTTTagatactttgttttttttttgaaagaaaaatcaacatatGCATGTCTCAAATACTCAGGAAAATTGTAGTCATGCAGCCCAGGTAgaagaggaaagcagagaggagTTGGAAATGTAACACTCAAAGTCATGAAATAATATTGTACAGGACAATTGAGGAAAAGGGTGGCAAAATAATGAAGAAGTGCAGGCAATTTCCTAGACTTACATAATTTTTGTACCTCCTTTTGTTCTTCCATTAGAAAGCCATTAAAGGATATTCAAGAATTTGAGGGCCATTAGACACATTCTACAGGAAAAA from Myotis daubentonii chromosome 2, mMyoDau2.1, whole genome shotgun sequence includes the following:
- the LOC132226481 gene encoding heterogeneous nuclear ribonucleoprotein A1-like 3; this encodes MTDPNTKRSSGFGFVTCAIVEEVDAAMHARPHKVDGRVVEPKRAVSREDSQRPGAHLTVKKIIVGGIKEDSEEHHLRDYFEQYGKIELIEIMTDRGSGKKRGFAFVTFDDQDSVDKIAIQKYHTVNGHNCEVRKALSKQVMASAWSSQRGRSGSGNFRGGRGGGFGGNDNFGRGGNFSGRGGFGGSRGGGGYGGSGDGYNGFGNDGSSFGGGGSYNDFGNYNNQSSKFGPMKGGNFGSRSSGPYGGRGQYLAKPRNQGGYGGTSSSSSFGSGRGFNYCQETRLSRRGEPEK